The Oncorhynchus masou masou isolate Uvic2021 unplaced genomic scaffold, UVic_Omas_1.1 unplaced_scaffold_1560, whole genome shotgun sequence DNA segment AAAGATGGAACATTTATGCTCCTATATTTGGGTTTCTGAGAATAAAACAGCTTCTGAATAATCAATGTAGAAATATGTGTTTACAGTAATACAGATCTGTTCAATAtgtggttgttgttgatgatgactTTATTGTATCCATTAGGAAATAGATTTTGCATCATACAGCATGTCATCTTAAATAGACAGATGTAGACAGACATGCAACACGTCACACACATTACATACATTGTGCAAtagacttacagacagacagttttcACATAGACAACCATATAGCACaataaaacacaatacaatatGAGCCTGGTTCATTTTCAGTAATGAGGCCCTGTGCCCCATTTAGAGTTCTATGTATCAACTATcttaaccactatgctacctgccaaaACAGCTGACACACTCCATATTACCAAAAtattatgacaaatgttatttACACACCATCCATTCAAAGCCATGATAATGTGAGTTTTTAAttcttgcatcccaaatgacaccatttGAGTGCACCCTATtgagtgcactatttttgactagagccctaccTGCTGCCCCTGATGGTATGTATGTAGTTATTCACCAGCTATAGAGTGAATTGTTGTTTATGTTTCTAAGACTGCAGGGTGGGAGATGCAACAATGGCCTTgagaacagcaggaagtgtgctggtggtctttctctggtctgtagcAGGTATGGTCTCATTCTTATCTTTTAGTTGCTCTGTTTATCAATCTACAGACATTTCTAAAAGGATAAGAATCATAATGTTATTCTGGTGTGTTCTGTTAGGAGTCTCCACTTCACTTTAAATAGTTATCTTTCACACCTCACTGAGTGATGCTTATCTGTGGTTTCCATTTACACACAACTCAGCAACTATGGCAACAAAGTGGGTACAAACCCTACTGTCAGTGCGAGCCAATAGACCTAATTCTGATACCTTTGTGTTGTGTGACCTTGTTTCAGTGGTACTGGGTCAGGGTGTCTGGAGTGTGACCTACACCAAGAATAGTATCTGTgccttgaaggggtcaacagtggatctgtcctgctcttacacatatcccagAGGTCATAAAGTTACAACAACCACATGGTATAACTGGAAGATGGGTGTCTGGTATACTTATGATATCCAAGATAAGAATGAGGGCCGTATGGAGTACCGGGGGAATAAGGAGAATGACTGCACCCTGACAATCACAGACCTGAAATGGAGTGATGCTGCAGCATATTATTTCATGTTTTCAACAAAATCCTCCTCTTGGATTCCTCGCAATGACTATGTCACTCTCATTGTCACAGGTATTGTGATATTGTACATAGAATAACGCACCACTTCAAATGACAAATTTGAAATTAATCAAAAGACGAATCTTAACTTGAGACACAACAGATCCACAGTGTTTACTTAAATCAATATATTACATGATTTATGGCACACATATTTACATGTTTGTCTCAAATTAGGACTAGGCCCAATGAGAACAGTACAATTGTATTAATCTAGAGCGGATTGTTCCATTGTGTTTTAATACACTCCGCATTCAGAACTGCAGGTGGAGGTAACAGACACAAGTAATAGGAAGACACTGTCCTgtagcaccacctgtactctgactgacaaccccacctacatctggtacaagaacggacacAAAGTAAAGGAGGACACTTCCAGCCTGGACTCAGACTCCTTTAGTGAtgcagacagttactcctgtgctgtaaaaggccgtgaggatctcctctctcctgcagtgTGTAAGGACTTTTTCATTCAAATTTCATACCATTTTGTTTTCAGGTTGTTAGACCTATTACccggaggaaaatgggggagggtcatgctttttTAAATTTCGGTCAGGGGGAAGATTTGTTTTTATTAAATCCAGAGTagggtcatgtaatttgtaaACAATTATGTGTCAGGATTTTTCAGCATTTGGGAATTTACCTTTTGAATTTGAGTATGTGTAACTTTGGTGTACAGTCCtccccccctcactctccctttctcctcactGAGCCCTGCAGGGTGGGATATGACCTTTCACCTTTCCCATGGCTGTTCGATCTGTCTCTCTTTGTGCTTGACGTATATATAAATTGGCCGTGTAGAGTATCTGGTTAATAGAATAGTGCTTTTAGTGATGACACAGTGATCTAGTGCGCAACAGAAATactgctttcaaaacaactggcaACTCTGAGATCTCTTCAAACTTCAGTGAGTTCAATACAAGTACTCGGGTAACAAACAaactctgactgggaaaatagttttgaacggtcatccaactctgaATTCGAATTCAGAAACTCTGGCATATTTCTAAAGCTCAGACTTTCTGACATGAAGATCCCTGAaatcatgatttgaccttgttttttTTTCAGCGTTCCCAGTTCTCTTGAAAGAACCAAAGAAATCTGTGGTTTATCACAACAACAAGCATGGCTTTGCAGAATTAGGCCTACGCAAGGACCCAGCTTGTGAGCAGTTATCTTCACAATAAGGGTTTCTTGCAGTCTCTGTCTTCTGAAGAGAGTCTAGAAAAGTTCCATGTGGATGACTGGACTATGTTACTGCCTCTGTGTTGTTCTCCTCCTTTTTCAAGTGATATCTTAGGCTGCCTGTCATTTCATAGAAATGTTATTTGTAATAAATCTATATAATTCATTGTGTAAATTTGTTGGGTAGACCTACAGGCTATTCACCTCAGGATTCTTCCTAATAATTCCTCTGTAGCTCTTGGAGTTCTCTGTTTGCTTAATTTGGTTGTAAATTGTAAACGGTTTCCATAATGAATACGCCCCTGGCTGGGAGTTCTATCTGGAGGTCAATCTGTCATCTGCAGTGGCCGTACCGCATTTACTGTGATATGGCcactgcagaagtcagggcattttGACTTATTGTGCTTagcggagcagagcagagctgttatgaaggaagttgtcaaggaagggAGTTTGtttttatacaggacctcccccaccccacctaccgtcaaccagTATGAAAGCCCTGACTTGCGGTAAATTCTGTATGGCCGATGTAGAGGTCGAGCtctgtgaaggaagttgtcaaggaagtgagtctgtgtttatacaggacgtatctcccccacctaccgtcaaccaatcatagTTATACGGAGCCCtccacattgttacaacatttgaGAGGCGCGCGGTGATGCGGTACAGTGTTTGATCTGGACTCTGCAAGCCTCCAGAGGCAGAGACGCAATTGCATCACACCCTACATACGAAGCCTCCGACCACATTAtcagatcaagcataaattgtctTTAACCTTTTTGTGGTGTTCATGTTTTTCTTATTCACCCAATGTTTGCAGGTCTGATGGACCCACAACATTAGTGGGTCCAATGAAAGCGGCAACTCTAGCCTTTATCCCAGTGCGGATGTTGCCAGAAATGGCTCAGTGGTGGTAAAATACACAGCtaagaaaaatatagatgaaaactctcttggtaaatagtctGGTTGACAAAgagacccccctcccccctctcccacatCCCTCAGCTTACCTTACgcagctgttctgtcctgccaatGTATAGAAAAAAACTGCTCGATTTACTGTACTGTCAATGTACTTGTTAGGATATTTCCGTTCTTTAGGTATCCCTCAATATGAACAACGTTCACTCCCTTTTGCCAATTAATCAAATAGTATTGATCATTATTCAGTAATTATGGTTTTCACTACTGTAAACTGTTAAACATGTTAGTTTTTCTGCTTTATAAACATCATCAGTGTATACTGGTAGATATTGTAATTACATTTTtatattgttttttgtatttcaggtcagaagtgttggagtgtgacttaCACCCATCAGAGTATCTGTGCTTTGAAGGGGTCATCAGTGGACATATcctgctcttacacatatcccagTTATCATGAGATCAAACAAGCTTTCTGGTTTACTAAATGGTCTGGTATGGAGGCTGAAGATCTGAGCTCAGTGCCAGGGTATGAGGGTCATATAGAGTACCTTGGGGATAAGGAGAGTGACTgtaccctgagaatcacagacctgagaTTGAGTGACTCTGCTGGGTTCAGGTTCAGATTCATAACATCTGGAGGAAGTGAGTTTAATGGCtcacctgtctccctgactgtcaCAGGTAATCTGTCACTCATCTCACATCTATGACACATATCTAGATAGCTGTAATGTGAGTGTGGTATTGTATGTATGCTAATGCATATGATGTGTGTGCTTCAGTGTTTGCTGTGATTTTAGCTGTGCTTTTGTATGTAAGCTAATCAGAATGTTGTGTTTTAATCTGATTAAATTGGTTCTATTAAACCCAGGACTTCCTGGGAAACAGTGGAAAATATTCCGGAGTTGACTATCCTGACTAAATCCTTCAAATTCATTAAATGAATGACTGTAATTACCTTATGAAGGGCAGCTATACAGACACAAAGGAGGAGAATAATGATGTGGTTCCTTTTACTCCAGATGTTGTGTTGGAGATGGATCCTACATCTgtgtcagagggggagagagtcacACTGAGATGTAGAACTAAATGTACACTGGACCCCATCACAGCCTACAGTTGGTATAAGAATGGACAGTCTCTaccaaacagcaacacctcctctcctgtctatatCCTGTTCTCAGTCAGCAGTGAGGATACAGGCAGATACTCCTGTTCTGTAGAAGGACATGAGGATCTCCCCTCTGATGAAGAGACTCTCACTGTCACATGTAAGTACATGGGGTTTAACCCTTTAGTTTGGTATATTAACATTGTAGTGACAGATATTGGCTCCACATGATACTTGACTAGATCATCTTGAATAAGAGGATGGATCTAAAAGTCAGTGTGtggaaaagtacatttgtggaaagtTAATAGAATATGTTTAACTGACCTAATTAGTTCTCTTACTAAATCCACTGTCTTTTAAATCAGATGGACCAAGGAACacctcagtgtcagtcagtccctctggtgaaatagtggagggcagttcagtgactctgacctgcagcagtgatgccaaccCACCTGTGGACAAATACACCTGGTACAAGAAGAACGTAACCTCACCAAAAGCATCAGGACAGAGTTACAGCATCACTAACATCATctctgaggacagaggagaatattACTGTGAGGCCCAGAATGGAAGAGGATCTAATAACTCTACAGCTCTGATGATCATTGTAGCAGGTAAAGTTACATCTTCAATACTTCAATACAAAATGATGTTCAATAACAAATGATGTTTCAAGGTAATATTCTTCTAGTTTGCCTCATTAAACTTTGGTTTATAACTATACATAGGCTTCTATATACAAGTATTGCATTAATGTCCTGTTTTGCTGTATATTCATTTTCACTTCATAATAACATGTTCTCATATCATCCATTTCATCTATTAGGGAAACAGACCTCAGTTGTGACTGCAGCTGTAGGAATCATAGTGGTTGTTCTGGttctcatcctctgtctctctggactcaTGTTGTTCAGGTGAGTGAAGAAGGAAAACTGATATTTGTATTATTCTTTCACCTTAACACTCAGATTTGTTACTAACTTAATTCATTCATAAAGGTATTTATTGGCCCAATGCCCTTAACTGCTAAACTGTATTAGTAACATATCTCCTTCCACTAGAGGTCAGTAGAGAGCAGAACTCACTCTGTCCCTCATTACAGGAGATACACAGGAGGAAGTGATGCgacaacagacacacaggtgATTCTATCAGTTATCAGTTACACCAGGACACCCCCCCCCCGTGTAGTGTTtgggcaaaaaacaaaatgtgcaccccaCCCAGGGGAGGTCCAGccctgagtttgggaaaccctgagtTACAACTCCATTTTCATTCATTTACTGTCAAGACAGTCTCTTTCATACTATTTTCATTGTtacgtctctccctctccctctgtctctctctctgtctctctccttctctctctgtctctctctctctctctcctctctctctgtctctctccctctctctctgtctctctctctcctctctccctctctctctgtctctctctctctctctgtctctctctctgtctctctgtctctctctctgtctctctctctctctctctgtctctctctctctctctctctctgtctctctctctctgtctctctccctctctctctgtctctctctgtctctgtctctgtctctctctctgtctctctccctctctctctgtctctctccctctctctctgtctctctctctgtctctctctctctctgtctctctctctgtctctctccctctctctgtctctctctctctctgtctctctctctctgtctctctctctctgtctctctgtctctctccctctctctctgtctctctctctctctctgtctctctctctctctctgtctctctctctgtctctctccctctctccctctctctctgtctctctctctctgtctctctctctctctctgtctctctctctgtctctctccctctctctctgtctctctctgtctctctccctctctctctgtctctttctctctctctctctctgtctctctccctctctctctgtctctctctgtctctctccctctctctctgtctctctctctctctctgtctctgtctctctctctgtctctctccctctctctctgtctctctctctctctctctctctgtctctctctctctgtctctctccctctctccctctctctctgtctctctctttctctctgtctctctctttctctctgtctctgtctctatctctctctccctctctctctctctctctctctctctctctctctgtctctctccctctctctctgtctctctctctctctgtctctgtctctctctctctgtctctctccctctctctctgtctctctctctgtctctctctctctctgtctctctctctgtctctctccctctctctctgtctctctctctctctctgtctctctctctctgtctctctctctctgtctctctgtctctctccctctctccctctctctctgtctctctctctctctctgtctctctctctgtctctctccctctctccctctctctctgtctctctctctctgtctctctctctctctctgtctctctctctgtctctctccctctctctctgtctctctctctctctctgtctctctccctctctccctctctctctgtctctctctctctctctatctctctctctctctgtctctctctctctctctctctctctctgtctctctctctctctgtctctctctctgtctctctccctctctcccctctctctctgtctctctctctctctctctctctgtctctgtctctctgtctctctctctctctgtctctgtctctctgtctctctctccctctctctctgtctctctctgtctctctctctctgtctctctctgtctctctccctctctctctgtctctctctctctctctctctctctgtctctctctctgtctctctccctctctctatctctctctctctctctctgtctctgtctctctctgtctctctccctctctctatgtctctctctctctctctgtctctgtctctctctgtctctctctctctctctctctctctgtgtgtctctctctctctctctctctctgtctctctctctgtctctctccctctctccctctctctctgtctctctctctctctgtctctctctctctctctctctgtctctctctctgtctctctccctctctccctctctctctgtctctctctctctctctgtctctctccctctctccctctctctctgtctctctctctctctctctgtctctctctgtctctctccctctctctatctctctctcctctctctctctctctctctctgtctctctctctctctctctctctgtctctctgtctctctctctctgtctctctctctctctctgtctctctctctgtctctctctgtctctctccctctctctatgtctctctctctctctctgtctctgtctctctctgtctctctgtctctctctctctctctctctctctccctctctccctctctctctgtctctctctctgtctctctccctctatctctctctctctctgtctctctctctctctctctctctgtctctctccctctctctgtctctgtctctctctgtctctgtctctctctgtctctgtctctctgtctctctctctctgtcttctctctgtctctctctgtctctctctgtctctgtctctctgtctctctctctctgtctctgtctctctgtctctctcctctctctctgtctctctctgtctctctctctctgtctctgtctctctctgtctctccctctctgtctctgtctctccctctctctgtctctctctgtctctctctctgtctctctgtctctctctctctctctctgtctctctctctctctctgtctctctctctctctgtctctctctgtctctgtccctctctgtctctctctgtctctctctctctctctctctctctgtctctctctgtctctgtccctctctgtctctctctgtctctctctgtctctctctgtctctctctgtctctgtctctctctctctgtctctctctctctgtctctctctctctctgtctctgtctctctctgtctctctctctctccctctctctgtctctgtctctctctgtctctgtctctctgtctctctctccctctctctctgtctctctctctgtctctctccctctctctctctctctgtctctctctctctctctctctgtctctctcctctctctgtctcttcctctctctgtctctgtctctgtctctctctgtctctctctctctctctctgtctctctgtctctctctctctgtctctctgtctctgtctctgtctctctctgtctctctctctgtctctctctctctctctctctctgtctctctgtctctctctgtctctctctctctctgtctctgtctctctctgtctctctcctctctctgtctctgtctctctctgtctctctctctctgtctctctctctctctctctctctctctgtctctctctctgtctctctgtctctgtctctctctctctgtctctctctctctctgtctctgtctctctctctgtctctgtctctctctctctctctctctctgtctctgtctctctctctctctgtctctgtctgtctctctgtccctctctctgtgtctctctctctgtctctctctctctgtctctctctctgtctctctctctctgtctctctctctctctctgtctctctctgtctctctctctgtctctgtctctctctctcttctctctgtctctctgtctctgtctctctctctgtctctctctctctgtctctctctctctgtctctctctctctgtctctctgtctctctgtctctctgtctctctgtctctctgtctctctgtctctctgtctctctgtctctctgtctctctctgtctccccacagaGTGTCCGTCCTGACTGTAACAGTGACACGTACACAGGTCTGAACATGAGGACCATGTCCCCTGACTATGACACGCTGGCAGTAAGTCTCTTATCATTCATTTAGATTGtttgttagtgtgtttgtgttttataCAGTACTTGAATGTGTTTAGAGAAAATTATGGAAAGTTGTGTTTCAAAGAACACAtgcatttcctctctctcctctcctactctctctatatctttccctctctatatatatatatttccctctctttctctctctctctttctgtccacagAGTGTCCATCCTGACCCTAACAGTGATGCCAACAGTGACATGTACACACCTCTGAACATGAAGACCAGGTCACCAGAGTATGACACCCTGGCagtaagtgtgtttgtgtttgtacatAAATATTTTAGTGGGGAGTGTAAATTGCTAACTCAGTATCTTCTTTCAGAATGTGAGGGGACCCTCCCACTGAAGATAACCACCACAgatcctggactgaagagaatcaccacagatcctggactgaagagaatcaccacagaagctggactgaagagaatcaccacagaagctggactgaagagaatcaccacagatcctggactgaagagaatcaccacagatcctggactgaagagaatcaccacagaagctggactgaagagaatcaccacagatcctggactgaagagaatcaccacagatcctggactgaagagaatcaccacagatcctggactgaagagaatcaccacagatcctggactgaagagaatcaCCACAGAAGCTGGACTGAAGAGAATCACCACAGAAGCTGGACTGAAGAGAAACACCACAGAAGCTGGACTCACGAGCTACGGTTCCAATCCAAAGCCAGGCCTCACACATCTATTCTCTTGCAACCTTATCTAGATGGTTTTCCAGACCATGAACTTTAGCTTTTGAGTAAATGCTGGAATAGATGTTTTATTTTCTTATGATGATAATTATGTATATTGGTGATAAATGGGATGGGTTATGCTTCTGCTTTTTTTCAATGGGATTTTTTCCATTTCCATATTTTTTCTTCTGTACCAATCTGTTTACTATCTATAGTTTAAGATTATATTTCTGATATTGTTCTATGGAATTTTGCAAATTAGGGATTTATAACATCAATAGTCCTACTTTCCTCTGCAACTAATATGGATAATATTGACAACAGCTTTTTAATATTTTTGCTTTTGGGTCAAGTTTCTCCTGATGTGTTGATGATGATTTACTTTGTATTGCTGTCAGACATTATTCCACATTTGTTCTTTTATattttataatactatatattttttattttttattttttaatgtaaTCAGTTAATTACATACATTTAAACATTTGCTGTTTTTTATATTAATTATAATTGTATAATTGTATATTACGTAATGCTATATTGTTCAGTGTCATGATATCACTTGTTATGTCACATTCTTCATTATTACGTATTTTATATACAGGTTTACCTTTGCAGTTTTTACAGTGTGGTTTAGTGACAATACAGTACAAGCATCATGTTGTAAATAAGATCAAAGTTTAAGACATTATATACATTCATTATTTCATCAACACATAATACATTGATTCATATATACATAAACTGTCCTATCCATGAGTACAACCGACCCACCCTTATCAGCAGGACGAATAAGGACTGACGTATCGGATTGTAAATCAAGCAAAGATTGTTTTTCATCCTTAGGTACATTATGGAAAGATTTGGACCCCTGTTTATTCTTAAGGAGATGTCCAACATCTTTTTCCACAACTCCTCAATGTCTCGATAGAGTGATTGCGATTGGCAGGAGGTATAAAATAACTCTTGCTTCTAAAAGGAGTCCGAGTATGTGCAGGCagaggtgtataggtggcagggaagtcaggcgcaggagagtcaaaggagtgtaaaatggagtcttttaacaAAGTCCACGGAGTTTGCTCCATCACACTaaaatgtacacaaacaaacaaacgaggacccgacgcgcacctatacaacattaaactacactgacaatagaacaatctctgacaaagacatgaggggaaacagagggttaaatacacaacaggtaatgaatgggattgaaaacaggtgtgtgggaatacaagacaaaaccaatgtaAAATGAAAAattgatcaatgatggctagaagaccggtgacgtcgaacgccgagcaccgcccgaacaaggagaggcaacgacttcggcagaagtcgtgataAGTATGTGCAGGAGAGCAACCTACTGGTTCAATAGAAGTGTCAGAATTAGGGGAGCTAAAGTATTCCCTTAAACGGATGTTTCTAAAAAAATTAAACATGTCTACCTTAACATCAAAATTGTTGCACTGGGTTGTAGGCACAAAATATAACCATTTATTAAGCAAAGAGACATGGGCAGGGCTCAATATCTTGGAATGACAGTGTTGCGGGAattaaattcctctgttttaatacccaattaaaatcaaacactctgtcaattcataaggataTGTATGACCCTTATTAGTATAAaaatggacagagcccagtcttaaagtcaaaCAGCAGAGAGTACTGCTccttacacattttaccacaggttataaacttaAAGTGACGTCATTAGTTCCAGTAGCAGCCCGTGTCATCTCCGCTCCAGTACAGAGACTGTACGGTCTCACAT contains these protein-coding regions:
- the LOC135531228 gene encoding B-cell receptor CD22-like isoform X1, which gives rise to MALRTAGSVLVVFLWSVAVVLGQGVWSVTYTKNSICALKGSTVDLSCSYTYPRGHKVTTTTWYNWKMGVWYTYDIQDKNEGRMEYRGNKENDCTLTITDLKWSDAAAYYFMFSTKSSSWIPRNDYVTLIVTELQVEVTDTSNRKTLSCSTTCTLTDNPTYIWYKNGHKVKEDTSSLDSDSFSDADSYSCAVKGREDLLSPAVCQKCWSVTYTHQSICALKGSSVDISCSYTYPSYHEIKQAFWFTKWSGMEAEDLSSVPGYEGHIEYLGDKESDCTLRITDLRLSDSAGFRFRFITSGGSEFNGSPVSLTVTDVVLEMDPTSVSEGERVTLRCRTKCTLDPITAYSWYKNGQSLPNSNTSSPVYILFSVSSEDTGRYSCSVEGHEDLPSDEETLTVTYGPRNTSVSVSPSGEIVEGSSVTLTCSSDANPPVDKYTWYKKNVTSPKASGQSYSITNIISEDRGEYYCEAQNGRGSNNSTALMIIVAGKQTSVVTAAVGIIVVVLVLILCLSGLMLFRRYTGGSDATTDTQSVRPDCNSDTYTGLNMRTMSPDYDTLASVHPDPNSDANSDMYTPLNMKTRSPEYDTLANVRGPSH
- the LOC135531228 gene encoding B-cell receptor CD22-like isoform X2, whose product is MALRTAGSVLVVFLWSVAVVLGQGVWSVTYTKNSICALKGSTVDLSCSYTYPRGHKVTTTTWYNWKMGVWYTYDIQDKNEGRMEYRGNKENDCTLTITDLKWSDAAAYYFMFSTKSSSWIPRNDYVTLIVTELQVEVTDTSNRKTLSCSTTCTLTDNPTYIWYKNGHKVKEDTSSLDSDSFSDADSYSCAVKGREDLLSPAVCQKCWSVTYTHQSICALKGSSVDISCSYTYPSYHEIKQAFWFTKWSGMEAEDLSSVPGYEGHIEYLGDKESDCTLRITDLRLSDSAGFRFRFITSGGSEFNGSPVSLTVTDVVLEMDPTSVSEGERVTLRCRTKCTLDPITAYSWYKNGQSLPNSNTSSPVYILFSVSSEDTGRYSCSVEGHEDLPSDEETLTVTYGPRNTSVSVSPSGEIVEGSSVTLTCSSDANPPVDKYTWYKKNVTSPKASGQSYSITNIISEDRGEYYCEAQNGRGSNNSTALMIIVAGKQTSVVTAAVGIIVVVLVLILCLSGLMLFRRYTGGSDATTDTQSVHPDPNSDANSDMYTPLNMKTRSPEYDTLANVRGPSH